ACCTCCTTGATCGACCATTCGTTGTCCGACGGTTTGAACCGCAGCACCTGCTCCGGCAGCCCGGCAATCTCCGCCTCGACAGCATCCGGCATCTCTCTCAGCGCCTCGATGATCTCGAGGCGGTCGGCGCTGTGTATCACTCTCTCTACCACGTGTTGTCCCCTTCTCCGGACTCCTCCATCGGCGCCGCCCCGGCTGCTCCGGGAGGCGCGGCGTCTCGAATGCCCCGCGATCGCACGACCAGGAGGTCAGGTGCCAACTAGGCGCCCAGCAAGCGCTCCAGGATCGCCTCCATCTCCTCGTCGCTGTAGAAGTGTATCGTCAGACGGCCGCCGCGCCGCCCTTTGACGACTTCGACTTTCGTGCCGAGCGCGGAGCGCAGCTTGTCCTCGACAGCCGCCAGGTCTGTCGCGAGACGCCGGTCGCGTCGCCGTGCGGGGCGCTTCTGCTTCGCGAGGCGCTCGGCGTCCCGGACCGTGAGGGCGGCCTGCAGAATGCGCTGCCAGACATGGCGCCGTTCGGCCGGCTCATCGATCGCCAGCAACGCCCGTGCGTGGCCAGCACTGATCTCGCCCCGCGCCAGGCTGCCCTGGATCTCATCCGGAAGGCTCAGCAGGCGGATAGCGTTCGTGACCGCCGACCGGCTTCGCCCCACGCGCTGCGCCACCGCCTCCTGGGTGAGCCCGAACTCGTCCACGAGCCGTTTGAAGGCAAACGCCTCTTCGAGCGGGCCGAGGTCCTCGCGCTGGAGGTTCTCGACCAGCGCAAGCTCGAGCAGGGCGCGCGGACTCGCCTCCTTCACGATCACAGGCACGCGCGAGAGGCCGGCACGGCGCGAGGCCAGGAGCCGCCTCTCGCCCGCGATCAGCTGGTAGACCCCGGGTTGCCCATCGCGCTTGCTGACCACGAGAGGCTGAATGACGCCGTGCTCGCGAATGCTCTGAGCCAGCTCCTCCAGGGACTCGGGGTCGAAGGCCGAGCGCGGCTGCTGCGGGTTCGGCACGATGAGGTCGATGTCGACCTCTTCCACCGCCGGCGTGAGCTCGGGGATCAAAGCGCCGAGCCCGCGCCCGAGGCCGCGGCGCTGCGGACGCCCGCCCGCGCTTGCCTGCTCCATGCTCACGCCTTTGCCTCCACCGCCGCGCCCCTCTCCGCGAATTCGGCGGCGAAGGCGCGGTACGCCCTCGCCGCCGGTGAGGAGGGCGCGTACTGCCCTACAGCGAGGCCGTGGCTGGGCGCCTCGCTGACCCGCACATTCCGCGGGATCACCGTACGGAAGGTGCCCGGAAAGTGCCGTC
Above is a window of Dehalococcoidia bacterium DNA encoding:
- a CDS encoding ParB/RepB/Spo0J family partition protein, which gives rise to MEQASAGGRPQRRGLGRGLGALIPELTPAVEEVDIDLIVPNPQQPRSAFDPESLEELAQSIREHGVIQPLVVSKRDGQPGVYQLIAGERRLLASRRAGLSRVPVIVKEASPRALLELALVENLQREDLGPLEEAFAFKRLVDEFGLTQEAVAQRVGRSRSAVTNAIRLLSLPDEIQGSLARGEISAGHARALLAIDEPAERRHVWQRILQAALTVRDAERLAKQKRPARRRDRRLATDLAAVEDKLRSALGTKVEVVKGRRGGRLTIHFYSDEEMEAILERLLGA